Proteins encoded together in one Leishmania donovani BPK282A1 complete genome, chromosome 33 window:
- a CDS encoding h1 histone-like protein, translating to MFRFTHRALARKAAVKAGSRTSAAAGTTAALHAAQASPQNAVSIPPIPGVRSVRAFRTQKMEALQPQPAAAAGKKAFATKGSKHAKAALKSRPSKKVQVPKKAAAPAKAQQAKQVKAPKSAAKEISKKAKTAKARK from the coding sequence ATGTTCCGCTTCACGCACCGCGCCCTCGCCCGCAAGGCCGCAGTAAAGGCTGGCAGCAGGAcctcagctgctgcgggtaCCACAGCTGCCCTCCACGCGGCGCAGGCTTCCCCTCAGAATGCGGTGAGCATTCCGCCGATTCCGGGCGTGCGCAGCGTCCGCGCGTTCCGCACGCAGAAGATGGAAGCgttgcagccgcagcccgccgctgctgcaggcaaGAAGGCCTTCGCCACCAAAGGGTCGAAGCACGCCAAGGCAGCCTTGAAGTCTCGCCCGTCGAAGAAGGTCCAGGTGCCGAagaaggccgccgcgccagcgaaGGCACAGCAGGCGAAGCAGGTCAAGGCGCCAAAGAGCGCCGCCAAGGAGATCTCCAAGAAGGCCAAGACCGCCAAAGCGCGCAAGTAA
- a CDS encoding 60S ribosomal protein L44, putative, with protein MVNYPKKKVMHCGDARCNAHKSFKVVQYKAGKARLFARGKRRYDRKQSGYGGQTKPVFHKKAKTTKKIVLKLQCSGCKSIRQVVLKRTKHFELNDKKKTGNKDPTW; from the coding sequence ATGGTGAACTATCCGAAGAAGAAGGTGATGCactgcggcgacgcgcgcTGCAACGCACACAAGTCGTTCAAGGTGGTGCAGTATAAGGCCGGCAAGGCCCGCCTTTTTGCTCGCGGTAAGCGTCGTTACGACCGCAAGCAGTCTGGTTATGGTGGTCAGACCAAGCCGGTCTTCCACAAGAAGGCCAAGACGACCAAGAAGATTGTGTTGAAACTCCAGTGCTCTGGTTGCAAGTCTATCCGCCAGGTTGTCCTCAAGCGCACGAAGCACTTTGAGCTGAACGACAAGAAGAAGACCGGCAACAAGGACCCCACCTGGTAA